A window of the Lolium perenne isolate Kyuss_39 chromosome 7, Kyuss_2.0, whole genome shotgun sequence genome harbors these coding sequences:
- the LOC139833055 gene encoding uncharacterized protein: MGHAPRRLVSALYAKPPWVPVEVRIGHKWRRANVLRQADNRGLCLVSLRGPAPESDPMLVPLSTIRIPTNLCVARKTLDTRPNFRVKKPREATDAVEGGSNATD; the protein is encoded by the coding sequence ATGGGCCATGCCCCTAGGAGGTTGGTTTCTGCCCTCTATGCAAAGCCACCGTGGGTGCCTGTTGAAGTGAGAATCGGTCACAAATGGAGACGAGCTAATGTCTTAAGGCAAGCTGATAACAGGGGACTCTGTCTTGTGAGTCTCAGAGGGCCGGCGCCCGAATCTGACCCTATGCTGGTACCGTTATCGACGATCCGGATACCAACTAACCTCTGTGTTGCCAGGAAAACACTAGACACTCGCCCTAATTTCCGAGTGAAGAAGCCCAGAGAGGCCACTGACGCTGTTGAAGGTGGTAGTAATGCTACTGATTGA
- the LOC127312342 gene encoding replication protein A 32 kDa subunit C: protein MAAAAASYFSGAAFMPSQRPGPAAAAAHDYAAATPSPSKPRGNPRYSGCVPATVRHIARSLAAADAGGDPAFSIDGVKTSNVRVLGKVETVVSGETDVSFTLDDGTGKIPLVRWIADDADARDAAYVKAGVYVRVHVDITGFQANQQGFARSIRPITNFNEVVLHFIECIHVHIENTRPKMQETFPPAVQTNAYTQVPYTGGVTEHQVHFAPQVNQGQLPPAARTNASTYAPFTGGVREHQVHFAPQVNQGQFHPTVQTNRSTYGPFSGGVRDHQIHQFAPQVNQSSAYSGTGGQQHDLQSKVLKVLQAPDIISLENGIHIDELAGRTGAPRTNIMAVINLLADSGFVCWTIDDFHVKCVCNG, encoded by the exons atggccgccgccgcggcgTCCTACTTCTCCGGCGCGGCGTTCATGCCGTCGCAGCGACCggggcccgccgccgccgccgcgcacgaCTACGCCGCGGCCACCCCTTCCCCCTCCAAG CCGCGCGGCAACCCCCGCTACTCCGGCTGCGTCCCGGCCACGGTGCGCCACATCGCGcgctccctcgccgccgccgacgccggcggCGACCCCGCCTTCTCCATCGACGGCGTCAAGACCAGCAAC GTTAGGGTTTTGGGGAAGGTGGAGACCGTGGTGAGCGGGGAGACCGACGTGTCGTTCACGCTCGACGACGGCACTGGGAAGATCCCGCTCGTGCGGTG GATCGCCGACGACGCAGATGCTCGCGACGCCGCTTACGTCAA GGCTGGAGTGTACGTCAGGGTTCATGTGGACATCACGGGGTTTCAAGCTAATCAGCAGGGCTTTGCTCGATCTATCCG TCCAATTACCAATTTCAATGAAGTGGTGCTGCATTTCATCGAATGCATTCATGTGCACATCGAAAATACTCGGCCGAAG ATGCAAGAGACATTCCCTCCAGCAGTTCAAACAAACGCCTATACTCAGGTGCCTTATACTGGTGGAGTGACAGAACACCAAGTCCATTTCGCTCCTCAAGTAAACCAAGGGCAACTCCCGCCTGCAGCTCGAACAAATGCATCTACTTATGCTCCCTTTACTGGTGGTGTGAGAGAACATCAAGTTCATTTTGCCCCTCAAGTAAATCAAGGACAGTTCCACCCCACGGTTCAAACAAATAGATCTACATATGGGCCTTTTTCTGGTGGAGTGAGAGACCATCAAATTCATCAGTTTGCTCCTCAAGTAAACCAA TCTTCAGCTTACTCAGGCACTGGTGGACAGCAGCATGACCTGCAAAGTAAGGTTTTGAAAGTTTTGCAAGCACCTGATATCAT ATCCCTTGAAAATGGCATACACATTGATGAATTGGCTGGAAGAACTGGAGCACCAAGAACAAATATCAT GGCGGTTATCAACTTACTCGCTGATTCAGGCTTTGTCTGTTGGACCATTGACGACTTTCATGTCAAGTGTGTGTGTAACGGTTGA
- the LOC127312341 gene encoding probable receptor-like serine/threonine-protein kinase At5g57670: MKKPQYLRTSGSFKKLLFSLSHRVAPHKPSHLPDAKQEPPPRPDSPAWECFSYDEIHRATDGFRAGNLVGRGGSSEVYRGTLTDGRAVAVKRLLGAAACERRERDFLAELGTVGHARHPNVCPLLGCCVDRDLYLVFAFSARGSVSASLHGGEGEVAMGWGARYGVAVGTARGLAYLHKGCRRRIIHRDIKASNVLLTDDLQPQISDFGLAKWLPTEWTHRAIAPIEGTFGCLAPEYYTHGIVDEKTDVFAFGVFLLEVMAGRKPVDGTHRSLLSWARPLLNEGKTEALVDPRITAGGGGYDADQSRRLAFVASLCIRPSATWRPSMTEVLELLEGVEIPQDRWAMPEAAAGDEEGEEPWAFDDLNDDDDDSDDEFCTPSPSSASSSDEHLISVQEYIR; the protein is encoded by the exons ATGAAGAAGCCTCAGTACCTGCGCACCAGCGGCAGCTTCAAGAAGCTGCTCTTCTCTCTCAGCCACCGCGTCGCCCCCCACAAACCCTCCCACTTACCGGACGCCAAGCAGGAACCCCCTCCGCGGCCGGACTCGCCCGCGTGGGAGTGCTTCTCCTACGACGAGATCCACCGCGCGACCGACGGCTTCCGCGCGGGCAACCTGGTGGGCCGGGGCGGGTCGTCGGAGGTGTACCGGGGCACACTAACGGACGGGCGCGCCGTGGCGGTGAAGCGGCTGCTGGGCGCGGCGGCGTGCGAGCGGCGGGAGCGGGACTTCCTCGCGGAGCTGGGCACGGTGGGGCACGCCAGGCACCCCAACGTGTGCCCGCTGCTCGGGTGCTGCGTCGACCGCGACCTCTACCTCGTCTTCGCGTTCTCCGCCCGCGGCTCCGTCTCCGCCAGCCTCCATGGTGGGGAGGGTGAGGTGGCGATGGGGTGGGGGGCGAGGTACGGGGTGGCGGTGGGCACGGCGAGGGGGCTGGCGTACCTGCACAAGGGGTGCCGGCGCCGGATCATCCACCGGGACATCAAGGCCTCCAACGTGCTGCTCACCGACGACCTCCAGCCCCAG ATATCTGATTTTGGGCTGGCCAAGTGGCTGCCGACGGAGTGGACGCACCGGGCGATCGCGCCCATAGAGGGCACCTTCGGCTGCCTGGCGCCCGAGTACTACACGCACGGCATCGTCGACGAGAAGACGGACGTCTTCGCATTCGGGGTCTTCCTGCTGGAGGTCATGGCCGGGAGGAAGCCCGTCGACGGCACGCACAGGAGCCTCCTCAGCTGG GCTCGGCCTCTACTGAACGAAGGCAAGACGGAGGCGCTGGTGGACCCGAGGAtcaccgccggcggcggcggatacGACGCCGACCAGTCGCGGCGACTCGCGTTCGTGGCGTCGCTCTGCATCAGGCCGTCGGCGACGTGGAGGCCGTCCATGACCGAG GTGCTGGAGCTGCTGGAAGGCGTGGAGATCCCGCAAGACCGGTGGGCGATGCCCGAGGCGGCGGCCGGCGACGAGGAGGGGGAGGAGCCATGGGCCTTCGACGACCtcaacgacgatgacgacgacagcgacgacgaattCTGCACGCCATCGCCGTCTTCAGCCTCCTCATCAGACGAGCACTTAATTAGCGTCCAAGAATACATCAGATGA